CTCTAGGCTTATGACAGAGTCCTTTGGGGTGTCCCGGATCCACCCCATGTCCACATGGCTTCGTCTCTGAATcatagagtctctctctctctctctacgtCAGCTAGCTTCCTTCTCCGTCAGTGGTCCCACAGTTAAAGAAGAACCCCCTGCTACGGAAGCAAGCCTGTCTcatcctctctccttcccaacGTTTTCTGGGTGTCTCCTTTTGACTCACTGAGCCTCTGCGGTTTCTAAAGGCTAACACCACTGCCTGGGTTTCTTTGTTCTGCTGCGGGGCATTTTCCACTCTCCAGAGCCCTGCAGAGAAACTTGGGCCATGTCTATACGTACCGCACTGCACCAGTACAGCTGCCTCACTCCAGGGCACatgtggtgaagatgctctgtgccGACCGGAGGGAGCTCTCTGATCAGCATAAAACCCCCTCCGTGAGTGGCATAagctgtgtcggcaggagaagctctccctctgacatagtgctgtgcagacaagcgcttatgttggtgtaacttatgtcgcttgggggatgggtggaatattcacacccctgagcaacataagtttggCCAACATAGGATGTAGTGTAGACAGCCTTGGCTGAACTGGTTTCCCTAGGCTTCAGCCATCCCATTGTCCTAATGTGGTTCCATCTGAATAGGTGAGCATTACGATCTAATGACCCACCCTTATACCCTGTCCGGAAAGGATGTGCTACAATCCTGAGAGCAGATGGTTGACTCCACAGCCACTGAGGCATTCCATGATTCAACAATTTCCTAACATCCACCAGAATTCATAAGCTGTACATAGACAGATTCCCTAAATTGTGCTATTTTCAGAGTTATATTCTGAAGACTTAAGAGGGACATGAGCTTTGTGTGATTCTGGTCGTCTTTACAAGGGTAAATTTCCCCCAGCTCCAAGTATTCACTACATTGTTAGAGCACAATCACCTCTTGTTTTCATTGAATGAAGCAGCATTAGCAATGTCTACATGAAGAGCTGGAGTGCTGTATCCATTCTGTGTGCCAGATTGGACACATTGGAGcaagtctagaggagagcaacaaaagtgatcaaaggtttagaaaacctgacctgttaGGAAAGAGTAAaacaactgggcatgtttagtattgaaaaaagaagaatgaggggggacctgataacagtgtATACATATgttaaaggttgttataaagaggaaggtgatcaattgttctcaatatccactgaagggaggacaagaatgggcttagtctgcagccagggagatattaggaaaacctttttaacTCTCagggtattttgggatgtataagtaggagcattgccagcagatggagggacgtgatcgttcccctctattcgacactggtgaggcctcatctggagtactgtgtccagttttgggccccacactacaagaaggatgtggaaaaattggaaagagtccagcggagggcaacaaaaatgattaggggactggaacacatgagttatgaggagaggctgagggaactggggatgtttagtctgcggaagagaagaatgaggggggatttgatagctgctttcaactacctgaaggggggttccaaagaggatggctctagactgttctcagtggtagctgatgacagaagaaggagtaatggtctcaagttgcagtgggggaggtttaggttggatattaggacaaacaTTTTCACttggggggtggtgaagcactggaatgcgttacctagggaggttttggaatctccttccttagaagtttttaaggtcaggcttgacaaagccctggctgggatgatttaattggggatcggtcctgttttgagcagggggttggactagatgacctcctgaggtcccttccaaccctgatattctatgattctatgattctagctctggaacaggctcccaaggggggttgtggaatccccatcattggaggattttaagaacaggttgggcaaacctgtcagggatggtctatgtttACTTGGTCCGGCCTCAACACACTGGCTGGACTTGACGACTTCTCGAGGTaccttccagcccaacatttctctgattctatgatctggtCTTTCAGACAAATGTGCAACAGAAACatagaaaataaatcaaaatgtgtAAAACCTGTTATGACAAAAGTGGGGGCACTCAGTGGTGAACACAGTTACAGCACATCTTCCCCCACCAGTTGCTAGAGCAATGATTGTAAGCCATTAAGGCTGAATGAGTCTAACTATCAAACAACTGAGCAACCATCTGGGAGCAGCATCTTAGCATCTCACAGCTGGCCGGCTGTGAGAAACCGGTCTGAGACAGAAGAAAGAAGATTTCACAGCTCAGGCCTGTAACACAGATCATTGAACAATATTGTACAGTAATTGGTGGCCAGAGAGACATAGTGAGggtggtttcttttttaaaaacctaacttTTCTGAAGGACAGAGTAGGAGGAGTCATTCTCTGGAAGACAAACTAGGACCAAAAGTTTCTTGGCTTCCTAAGAGAAGGTAAGTTGGTTCTGTTCTATTCCTGTAACTTAAGTGGAAATACCATTGAACTTAGCTTTATATATAAGAAATATAAGATTAGAGGAGTAATGTAAGATTAGAGGATGTAAGATTAGAAGTAAGATTAGAGAAGTCAAAACATGCATGTGGACTGGTTGTTGTTTTGAAATGATTTCATCCGCTTTGTTCCGTTTGCTAGTAACTGAACTTGTATTCAGAAGGCTGTTTATCACCATATCAGTGGTCATAGGCCCCCAAAAGGAGGAAATACAAGTGTCTAGTTGAACCTATTCAGTAATAACAGGTTGGCATTAGATGAGGGGTTGTACCCAGGTCCTGGTCCAAGAGTAGAAGAATCATAAGATTCCACGGGCAAGACACCAAACACGTGAGCCagtgcactcagagagaccacACAGTGGTTGGAGGTGCAATTAGCACCGTAACCATGACACCTCTTAATTGTGCCTTTTTGAGCTGCCCACATCTTGGTTTTCCTGCTAGGAAAGACCACATGTTTGTAATCAAGATGGCTGTTTCATTGCTCCTTAGGTTGGTGCTCATGACAAAAGCTGGTTGAATACTGCAAATACCAACCagacaaccaaacaaaaaccaggTAGATACAACAGTTAACCAAACTAGGGGCTGTGATTAATTGGTGGTCCATGGAACACTTGCTGTTGACATGCCTCAGGTTCCTCTGTAGCGCCACTATCTGgcagaaaaaaaacagtgggcGGGTGGGGGCATAGGTAGatcctggaaaaaaaatagtggtgaTACTCTTCTGAACTCCACCCACGAAATAAGCTCTGCGCATGTGAGTCACCAAGTAGATTGTGGTCACCGGGTAGAATGTACCTAGTGCAATTTGGCTGCTGCTTTGTTTGGATTGCTGTTTGGGTCTGTCGGGCTCCAAGGGCTTGGCTCTTTCTTgagttggggggaagggaaagtggATGATACTTCCCTAAATGCCCTTGGGGGAAGCAGAGGGTAAGGGATAGGAATCGGATAGCTTGGAGTCTATTCCTCAAACTTAAATATTCCACCCTGTCTGCCTACAATATACAAAAGCCATGCTGATATGTtatgggatttttgttttgagaTCATGTCACTAACTGCACACAACTAAAGGCCGACTTCAGATACTGCTAGAGAATTTGGCCATAAACTTTGAAAATAACCCAGTCTCTAGATGACTCTGCTTCAAAGTTTCAAAGAAAGATAAAAGTGGCTTGATCAGAAGAGATCTCATTTACCACATGAGATTAAATAGCCAGATTGTCTCCTCTGGGGTCACAGTGACAGGAGTGGAATTGCCTATGATCACAGCTACATAAACATGTTAATAGGTCCCTTTGGTAGcacatgccaaaatatttgtaaaatccaTGAAACAGGAGGGAGTGGGAAGtaggaggagacagagagagagaggaagaattcCCTGGGTCTTCGTGATctgaaataaacaataaaaagccAAGGGAATGAATGTTGTCAGTGGACCATTCTGAGGATTTACCTTATTCTGTCTGAAATGATGGTGCTTGTCTTAGACATGGCTGGGTACATGTTGGATAGATGGAGGCTGTGTTTTATATGAGAGAGTGAGATGTTGCCAATGGAATGTGTCTGATTACTGTTCAAGACAGAACGGATGAAGTGTCAGCTTTCACAACAGgtaattttttctctttttttgtttcttgtttagtCCAAATtcatattcttttcttttcttttcaaaaatttcTTTTGATGGGAAATAGATTTTTGAGGAAACAGAAATTTCACCAAAATAaattgctttaataaaaaaagtgtttttgttgaaaaaaagaaaatccaaaaaATGGTAAGTTTGTTTATTTGTTAGTTTTTGACAACCAACCTCCCTGTCCCCCCaaattgggggtggtggtggtggtttttttaatgaaaactctgaacatttcaataatattttatgggttgttttttttttcatcattttcatcaaaattgtaCATAGGATAGAAAATATCTTCCCAGCTAGCTCCACTTAACAGTCCCTTTTGTTTCCATCTATCTTCtcaacaaagatttttttcattctttcaatCCTTTTTTTTCCTGTCCAGATCTGAACTCCCTCTATTTCTGCTGTATCCCAttttgagatggggagatcaGTAAcagaacacaatattccagaagAAGACTTCTTATTAATTGATGGAATGCCATGGGACTATTTTCAGTGCTATTCTCCATCATAATTCTTATTCATCATGGCTGAGTTTTTTTTCAACGGAGCTTAAGTTTCTGGCTCCCACTGAAAGTTATAGCGTGTCCCTTTGAAAATAACAGCCAATAGGACACTTGAGTAGTAACttttctttcctgggtaaaaTATCTTATAGAATCGTAgcttcatagactccaaggccagaagggaccattgtgataatctagtctgacctcctgtataacacaggccagagaacttccccaaatttcCACAGGCCCTACAACTTCCCCAACTCACGTCTCAGTTCCATGTCtatgaaaaagagagaaaaatcattGCCCATTTCGCCACACTGTTACACGTGTGGAGAATGAATTAATCAGTGTTTGTCAGTGACATGGTGACAGGGCAGCTGCCCCCTTTCCccttttctggtctctctgagcaCCCACTTCTTGCCCCTTTCGTGTCTTGGGATGGAATCTTCTTGCCGGTCTTCCACTCTTGGTGATGGGGATGCAGCCACACTGCCCTGTGTACCAACAACATATCAGCCTGCAGGTCCATCTGGGTTTCAGAgtgacaaggtgggcgaggtaatatcttttattgtaccaacttctgttcgtgagagagacaagctttcaagccccacagagctcttcttcaagtctgagaAAGGTACTTCAAGGATCACCGcaaaatacaaggtgaaacagattgtttagtataagtagaTAGCACATATTCtatgggaccattcaaggtagagtggcccattaacacctgtgcagtcacaggacaaaaaaaaagggTTATTGGGTTACACATctttgtaataagccataaatccatgGTCTCTGTTCAGTCCAGGATATTTAGGGTTTAGCAAAGCTATGAATTTAAAGTCCCAGGcttatcttttgaaagtgttgtgcaggtttccttggaGGAATAGgatgataggtcagatatagcgTGATggctctgtgaaaagtgttcacccacatgTGAcatgatgtttttgtcttttttataattttcctgtgtgagtttattTGAGTGTGTACTGACTGTCGATTGCACCCACGTAGCTGTTATTGGGGTACTTAGTGCAtgggatgaggtacaccacatgttgtgaaaGGCATGTGTAGGAtgcatggatcttgaaaggtgtgttttggggagtgttgatcattgtagcagtggagatatgtctgcaggttttgcatctgttatggcagggtctgttgctgctttgagttggtgtgtcctggtctgtggggaacttgcttctgatgatgagcttggagaggggGGAGTTGcatgaaggccagaagtgggaattcaggaaagatttatttcagaatcgggtccccatcgagtataggttgtagttgtttgatgataccctgtatggatTCCAGCACGGAGGGGTCGGTGACAACTATGGGTGTGCAGTCAGAGTGGGGTTTATTTCCGTATCGAAGCAGGAtgtcttggggtatttgggtggcccgttccatgatgcgatctacttctctggtggagtatcTGCCcaccacactttcaaaagatgagcctggaagcttaaattcataactctgctagacactaaaaatcctgGACTGAACAGagtcactggatttatggcttggCTTCTTACAACAATATGCAACCCACTAACCCACTGTTTTTGCCATATGACTGCAGAAGGGTTAATAGGctactttaccttgaatggtcccttttgaTATGTGCTAACTTCTTATTCtagacaatctgttccaccttgcatatAGCTGTGACACTTGGAGGACCTTTACCAGATCTGAATCCAGCACAAAACGTCTAGTTGAATCTGAACATTTGAAAGAGACATCCAATctcattttaaagacaaaaatcCACCACGTccctgggtaagttgttccagtcatatttgttctcattttttaaaaaaatgtgtgccCTTATTTCaaatctgaatttatctagcttcaggtTCTAACCACTGAATTCTGATATGCCTTTATCTGCTAGATCAAACAGATTTCTACAGTCAGAACTCTTCTCCTTGTTTTGGAAcatacagactgtgatcaagttgcTTGTTAACATTCTCTTGTGCAAGCTAAATAGAGTGAGCTTCTTGAGTCCTTCACTGTAAAGCAGATTTTTCAAACCTATGATCATTCTCACAGCTCTTTTTttaacactttccaatttttcaagatcctttttaaagtgtggacaccagaagtggaaacagtattccagtcatggtCACACTAATTACGTATATGTATGCAATAtcacctctctattcctactcaatattccctTTTTATACATCCAGAGATTGATTAACTCTCTTAGCCACATCGTCACACTGGGATCTCAAATTCGGTTGGTTATCAACTGTAACCCCCAAGCCCTTTTCAGAGTAACTGCTTTTGATGGCACAGTCCTCAATCCTGTATATGCAACCTACTTTGCAACCTATAGATATATGACATTGTGCATTAatttgaattaattaattaattaatcagaatgtcatgcagtactaaATCAAATACCTTACAGAACTTTATGATGTCAACACAGTTACTTTTATCAGCTGAGCTTGTAAattcagcaaaaaataaaaaaaagtatcaaGTTTGAAGTCTCCAAATCAAAATTTGAATCTCTCTCCAAGAGATATGCTCTCATTCAATCATAAGATATGAGCGTGATGCAAGAATCACTTGGGGAAATTCTCtaacctgtgttatgcaggaggtcagactagatgatcacattggtcTCTTCttgccttaaattctatgaattttTATTAATCCTATTTTAGTCCCCTGTAGATAACCAATGGCTGGACTAGAGAAGGGAAACCACACACGCATCACAGAGTTCCTGCTTGTAGGATTTGAAACTCTTCCCGAGCTGCAGATAACCCTCTTTGTGGTGTTCTTTATCATTTACCTAGCAACTGTTGCGGGGAACCTTCTCCTCGTTCTGACCGTGTGGACGGATCACCACCTACACAcccccatgtatttcttcctcagCAATTTATCCTTCCTGGAAACTGGCTATGTCTCCACTATCATCCCCAGGCTGCTGGCGAGTCTTGCAACAGGTGACAAGACCAtttctctcctgggctgtttccttcagttgtttgtttttagctTTCTGGGTGCTACTGAGTGTTTCCTCCTGACTGGGATGTCCTATGACCGGTACTTGGCAATATGTGATCCACTGCATTATGCAAGCAATATGAGCCCCAGGTTTTCCTTTCTGCTGGCCTTTGCTTCTTGGGCATTAGGCTTTGTGGCTCCTTCCTTCACAGTAATTATGGCATCCCTGTTGCCCTTCTGTGGCCCTAGTGAGATCAACCACTTTTTCTGTGATTTAACAGCTCTGTTGAAGCTTCCATGTACCAACACCAGCCTGATAGAGACAACAGCTCTAATCTCTGCCTTTACTATATCAATGGTCCCATTTGTCCTGACCATCACGTCCTATGTCTATGTCATCCTGACCATCCTGAGAATCCCATCGACCACGGGGAGgaaaaaggccttttccacctgttCCGCTCACCTCATTGTGGTTTCAATGTTCTACGGGGCTCTGATCATCATGTATGTGGTACCATCAGGAAACCAGTCTCTGGATTTCAATAAGGTGTTCTCCCTGCTTTACACGGTGGTGACTCCCATGTTCAATCCCATTGTCTACAGCCTGAGGAACCAGGAGGTAAAAGATGCCTTGAGGAGAGCTATTGGTAAAATGTGGCCTTCCACCAAAATGTAGCTGTCACTAAGTTCCTCTTTTTGAATGAACTTATAAGGGAGGAAAAGTTAGGAGTGAAATTTATATGTCAAACAGTCCTACAATGTTTTTCTTAGCCtcagattcttttttttcccttcttccatGGTTTAGGTTGCTGCCTTAAATGTGATCTGAAAATGGCCAAGAGAAGGGAGTTTTATTAATGATGCAGAAAGAAGGCCTAAATAGTTTTGTAACTGTTCTTAACTGTGATTTTAAAAGGGGCCTAgtggatttaggcacccaacacTTGTTGAAAGTTCACACGATCGTCCTGTCTCCAACAAtaccagctacttcagaggaaagAACGAATACCATGGTGATCGTGGCTGGGATTCTTTTAAGATGTCACAAGTAATTAGATGTCACTCAAATTCTTCTGACATTCAACAGGAATTTGGCACTTAATCCTCTTAGCTtcccttgaaaatcccaggcCAAGTTTTCGATGTAGTCCACCAGACTGAGTTGTGGTCAGGGTAATCTCCCTTGAACACTTGTTTCTTTACTCTTAGGTCTCTTGGGTATCAAGTGCAGATGAGATAATGTGCATTTCTAAGAATCAGAATCATACTTTCATAACAGGTCTCATGCCTGCTGCTGTTAATACATTAAAGGATCATGGGAATGTGATCAAGCCCGTATATTTTAGATTCTCATAGAAACACCAGTCTCAATGGAGGTAGGCAAAGAAAGGTATTCCATTTCATGGAGGAGTTTGATATTTCAAAATCGGGCTGCATTCCGACTAAGAGCAAaaaccaaaaagttaaaaattctccATGAAGGG
This portion of the Chelonia mydas isolate rCheMyd1 chromosome 13, rCheMyd1.pri.v2, whole genome shotgun sequence genome encodes:
- the LOC102946733 gene encoding olfactory receptor 6, translated to MAGLEKGNHTRITEFLLVGFETLPELQITLFVVFFIIYLATVAGNLLLVLTVWTDHHLHTPMYFFLSNLSFLETGYVSTIIPRLLASLATALLKLPCTNTSLIETTALISAFTISMVPFVLTITSYVYVILTILRIPSTTGRKKAFSTCSAHLIVVSMFYGALIIMYVVPSGNQSLDFNKVFSLLYTVVTPMFNPIVYSLRNQEVKDALRRAIGKMWPSTKM